In Crinalium epipsammum PCC 9333, the following are encoded in one genomic region:
- a CDS encoding carbohydrate ABC transporter permease, producing the protein MTHTDTIRAREQRTAWILLIPALVLLAFVFAYPIGRAFWLSLFTKNLGTELQPVFSGLENYGRMVGDGRFWQSFTTSAIFTTASVVIELFLGMGIALVLNQSFPGRSLVRTTAILPWALPTALIGLAWAWIFNDQFGVVNDLLLRLGLIKTGINWLGDPTLAMLALIFADVWKTTPFISILLLAGLQSISSDLYEAHAIDGASPWQSFRQITLPLLMPQVLISVLFRFAQAFGIFDLVAVMTGGGPGGATEVVSLYIYSTVMRYLDFGYGAALVVVTFLLLILAVAIASFLLNRSRHHNTKTI; encoded by the coding sequence ATGACGCACACGGATACCATCAGAGCAAGAGAACAGCGAACAGCTTGGATATTACTAATTCCAGCATTAGTCCTACTTGCGTTTGTCTTTGCCTACCCGATTGGACGAGCATTCTGGTTAAGTTTATTTACTAAAAACTTAGGAACAGAATTACAACCAGTTTTTTCTGGTTTAGAAAATTATGGAAGGATGGTTGGCGATGGTCGTTTCTGGCAAAGTTTTACTACATCAGCAATATTTACCACAGCATCCGTAGTTATTGAGTTATTCCTGGGCATGGGAATTGCTTTGGTTTTAAATCAATCATTTCCAGGGCGTAGTTTAGTCCGTACAACTGCCATCTTACCTTGGGCATTACCTACCGCTTTGATTGGTTTAGCTTGGGCATGGATTTTTAATGACCAATTTGGGGTAGTAAATGATCTTTTGCTGCGTTTGGGTTTAATTAAAACAGGGATTAACTGGTTAGGAGATCCGACGTTAGCAATGTTGGCTCTAATTTTTGCGGATGTCTGGAAAACTACGCCATTTATTAGCATTTTGCTATTAGCTGGGTTGCAATCAATTTCATCAGATTTATATGAAGCTCATGCAATTGATGGTGCAAGTCCTTGGCAGAGTTTCCGTCAAATTACACTGCCTTTATTGATGCCACAAGTTTTAATTTCCGTATTATTTAGGTTTGCTCAAGCGTTTGGAATTTTCGATTTAGTTGCTGTGATGACTGGTGGTGGCCCTGGTGGTGCGACGGAAGTTGTATCGCTATATATTTACTCTACCGTGATGCGCTACTTAGATTTTGGTTATGGTGCAGCATTAGTAGTAGTGACTTTCTTGTTGTTAATTTTAGCTGTGGCGATCGCAAGTTTTTTACTAAACAGAAGTCGCCACCACAATACCAAAACTATTTAA
- a CDS encoding ABC transporter substrate-binding protein, whose translation MLFSKLVNKAKKLLRKLTLVHRLGVLVLVFLGLVFILPALTQQPVTLNLLMTAPDAQPWQQGLVKDFQEKNPGIRINIVEGPNATNLLEDLYSSSFLLGDSPYDLVNMDVIWTPKFAAAGWLLDLTNKVTPKELAAFSPKDVEGGTYEGKLYRMPIRSDAAMLYYRKDLLDAAGYKPPETFQQLMEISQALQKDDKIDWGYVWQGRQYEGLVAMFIEVMQGYGGFWVNPQNLEVGLDKPETLNAIAFLKNTIKEGVSPPGVTTYQEEETRRFFQSGKSAFLRSWPYVWPLANQPDSAIKGKIGITTMVHAPGEQSGACLGGWGLGIAKSSRHPEEAWKAIQYFTSEEAQKQFILSAGYVPSRRDLFKDPEIVAKYGHYPKLLEVVDSAVLRPPIAQYSQASDILQRYLSAALTNRMTPERAMKAAADETRRLLNAGKA comes from the coding sequence ATGTTATTTTCTAAGCTGGTTAATAAAGCCAAAAAATTATTGCGGAAACTGACATTAGTACACCGCCTGGGTGTATTAGTGTTAGTGTTCTTAGGGTTAGTATTCATCCTGCCAGCCCTAACCCAGCAGCCAGTTACGCTTAATCTATTAATGACCGCGCCTGATGCTCAACCTTGGCAACAGGGACTGGTGAAAGATTTTCAAGAAAAAAATCCTGGTATTCGGATCAATATTGTTGAAGGTCCGAATGCAACGAATTTACTAGAAGACCTTTATAGTTCCTCTTTTTTACTGGGTGATTCTCCTTATGACCTAGTAAATATGGATGTCATCTGGACACCGAAATTTGCTGCGGCTGGGTGGTTGCTAGATTTAACTAACAAAGTTACTCCAAAAGAGTTGGCAGCATTTTCGCCTAAAGATGTGGAAGGAGGAACTTACGAAGGTAAGTTGTACCGGATGCCGATTCGTTCTGATGCTGCAATGCTTTATTACCGGAAAGATTTACTAGATGCAGCAGGTTATAAGCCACCAGAAACGTTTCAGCAGTTAATGGAAATTTCCCAAGCTTTGCAGAAGGATGACAAAATTGATTGGGGTTACGTCTGGCAAGGTCGCCAATACGAGGGATTGGTGGCGATGTTTATCGAAGTTATGCAAGGGTATGGAGGATTTTGGGTAAATCCGCAGAATTTGGAAGTGGGTTTGGATAAACCAGAGACATTAAATGCGATCGCATTTCTGAAAAATACCATCAAAGAAGGCGTTTCGCCTCCTGGTGTCACTACCTACCAAGAAGAAGAAACTCGCCGTTTCTTTCAAAGTGGAAAATCTGCATTCTTGAGAAGTTGGCCTTATGTTTGGCCTTTAGCTAATCAACCTGATTCAGCAATTAAAGGCAAAATCGGTATCACCACAATGGTACACGCCCCAGGTGAACAATCTGGTGCTTGCTTAGGTGGTTGGGGCTTAGGAATTGCCAAATCATCTAGACATCCAGAAGAAGCGTGGAAAGCAATTCAATATTTCACAAGTGAAGAAGCGCAAAAGCAATTTATTTTAAGTGCGGGTTATGTTCCTAGCCGCAGGGACTTATTTAAAGATCCAGAAATTGTTGCTAAATACGGTCACTATCCCAAACTCTTAGAGGTAGTAGATAGTGCTGTTTTGCGTCCGCCAATTGCTCAATATTCCCAAGCATCCGACATTTTACAACGCTATCTCAGCGCCGCACTAACTAATCGGATGACTCCAGAAAGAGCAATGAAAGCTGCGGCTGACGAAACACGGCGACTGCTGAATGCAGGTAAAGCCTAA
- a CDS encoding Eco57I restriction-modification methylase domain-containing protein: MTITKANEEARAFLNQRLNEAKTQTERNKLGQFATPTTLASDIVKYAKTLLPSDIKINFLDPAFGTGCFYSALLQQFPISQVTKAVGYEIDPHYGDETIKLWKNTSLQLHITDFTQTTPPNSDQGKANLLICNPPYVRHHHLSRVEKVRLQLLTEQISGIKLSQLASFYCHFLCISDAWMAENCLAGWLIPSGFMDVNYGQQVKEYLLSRVTLLRIHRFDPIDVQFEDALVSSAVVWFKKAKPPANHIVEFTYGGSLTKPNISQIVLLKELREKTKWTRFGLVYNGNGSTSKSLKLSDLFTIKRGLATGANQFFILTPNQINSYQLPFEFLKPILPSPRVLSFDEIEADSEGNPLLNRKLFLLACDLPLSAVKIKYPSLWEYLQMGVEQGISDRYLCKHRSPWYAQEKRPPSPFLCTYMGRQSSGRGRPFRFILNHSMATATNVYLMLYPKPSVAKALSDKPELLKQVWQALNQISNEMLMGEGRVYGGGLHKLEPKELGNALAEKFIEVLPALLTD; this comes from the coding sequence ATGACAATAACAAAAGCCAATGAAGAAGCGCGGGCTTTCCTGAACCAGCGACTTAACGAAGCGAAGACTCAAACTGAGCGTAATAAGTTGGGTCAGTTTGCTACACCGACTACTCTGGCTTCAGATATTGTGAAATATGCCAAGACGCTACTACCATCAGATATCAAAATTAATTTTCTTGACCCAGCTTTCGGCACTGGCTGTTTTTACTCAGCATTATTGCAGCAATTTCCTATCTCACAAGTTACTAAAGCAGTCGGATACGAAATTGACCCCCACTATGGGGATGAAACTATAAAGCTTTGGAAGAACACTTCCCTACAGTTACATATCACTGACTTCACTCAGACTACACCTCCTAATTCTGACCAAGGAAAAGCTAATTTGCTGATTTGCAACCCGCCCTATGTTCGACACCATCATTTGAGTAGGGTTGAAAAGGTACGACTGCAACTGTTAACAGAACAAATATCAGGAATAAAACTCAGCCAGTTAGCTAGCTTTTACTGCCATTTTTTGTGTATTTCGGATGCGTGGATGGCTGAGAATTGTCTAGCCGGATGGCTAATTCCTAGCGGATTTATGGATGTGAATTACGGACAGCAAGTGAAGGAATACTTGCTAAGTCGCGTTACTTTGCTCAGAATTCATCGTTTTGATCCTATTGATGTGCAGTTTGAAGATGCACTGGTATCGTCAGCAGTTGTTTGGTTTAAAAAAGCCAAACCACCAGCTAATCATATTGTTGAGTTTACCTATGGTGGCAGCCTGACAAAACCTAATATTTCTCAGATAGTTTTATTGAAAGAACTACGTGAAAAAACTAAGTGGACTCGGTTTGGGTTAGTTTATAATGGCAATGGTTCTACTTCTAAGTCACTAAAGTTATCTGATTTATTCACGATTAAAAGAGGATTGGCAACAGGAGCTAATCAGTTTTTTATACTTACACCCAACCAAATTAATAGTTACCAACTACCGTTTGAGTTTTTAAAACCAATTTTGCCCAGCCCAAGAGTTCTATCATTTGATGAAATTGAAGCGGATAGTGAGGGAAATCCTCTTCTCAATCGCAAACTATTTCTATTAGCGTGCGATTTACCTTTATCTGCTGTGAAAATAAAATATCCGTCGCTTTGGGAATATTTGCAGATGGGGGTAGAGCAAGGAATTAGCGATCGCTACCTCTGCAAGCATCGCTCTCCCTGGTATGCTCAGGAAAAGCGTCCTCCTTCCCCCTTCCTCTGCACCTATATGGGTCGTCAATCTAGTGGTAGAGGTAGACCTTTTCGATTTATCTTGAATCATTCAATGGCGACAGCTACCAATGTTTACTTGATGTTATATCCTAAACCCTCTGTAGCTAAAGCACTTTCAGATAAACCAGAATTGCTAAAACAGGTGTGGCAGGCGCTTAATCAGATTTCTAATGAGATGTTGATGGGTGAGGGTCGTGTGTATGGGGGTGGGTTGCATAAGTTGGAACCGAAGGAATTGGGTAATGCTTTAGCAGAAAAATTTATTGAAGTTTTACCTGCATTGCTTACCGACTAA
- a CDS encoding XamI family restriction endonuclease — protein sequence MPVNADKPHLWKLDIAHSVDFYNSWFMQFAPQAYRDTRLSTTIQVESALQWTTNLTNITPDVLRQHPSVLPILRMAAAPPIARDRLIGLAGVSPNLVKNMEEQQRLPPRMNSATLDAELMKISQIIMRLTDKDIFSWLDTRQPPTDAEVHRAATIVADRLCGAVSDPIIRNAQERRQLATIRQWLEQRGYSYIGAGTGLSFERIQPGTFAFRLNIPVLLQGGSKQVNIPIDVVVMPLQSNFGQLPLLIEAKSAGDYTNPNKRRKEEAIKIAQLKSNYGDNVRFILFLCGYFDSGYLGYEAAEGIDWLWEHRIDDLALFGL from the coding sequence GTGCCAGTAAATGCAGATAAACCGCACTTGTGGAAGTTAGATATAGCCCACTCAGTTGACTTCTACAATAGTTGGTTTATGCAATTTGCTCCTCAAGCTTACCGCGACACTCGCCTTTCTACTACTATTCAAGTCGAGTCAGCATTGCAGTGGACAACTAATCTCACTAACATCACCCCAGATGTACTGCGACAGCATCCCTCCGTGTTGCCCATTTTACGCATGGCGGCAGCACCGCCTATTGCTCGCGATCGCCTGATCGGGTTAGCTGGAGTATCGCCCAACCTTGTCAAAAATATGGAAGAGCAGCAGCGCCTCCCACCCAGGATGAATAGTGCCACTCTTGATGCTGAACTGATGAAAATCAGTCAAATTATTATGCGGCTGACCGACAAAGACATTTTCTCTTGGCTAGATACTAGGCAACCGCCTACTGATGCAGAAGTTCATAGAGCAGCTACCATTGTTGCTGACCGTCTTTGTGGCGCGGTATCTGACCCGATTATTCGTAATGCTCAGGAGCGTAGACAGCTTGCTACAATCAGGCAATGGTTGGAGCAACGTGGTTACTCATACATTGGCGCAGGAACTGGGTTAAGTTTTGAGAGAATCCAACCTGGAACTTTTGCGTTTCGCCTGAATATTCCGGTACTTTTACAGGGAGGCAGCAAGCAAGTTAATATCCCAATTGATGTTGTAGTCATGCCGCTTCAATCCAATTTTGGTCAGTTACCGTTGTTAATTGAGGCAAAATCAGCAGGGGACTATACTAATCCCAATAAGCGACGCAAAGAAGAAGCGATTAAAATTGCTCAATTAAAAAGTAACTACGGCGATAATGTTCGGTTTATTTTGTTCCTTTGCGGTTATTTTGACAGTGGTTACTTGGGCTATGAAGCTGCGGAGGGTATCGACTGGTTATGGGAACATCGGATTGATGACTTGGCACTATTTGGATTATGA
- a CDS encoding WD40 repeat domain-containing protein, with the protein MRSGVRITRLTQHSDWVSSVAFSPDGKILATGGLDQLINVWRYDGLMMPKTSK; encoded by the coding sequence TTGAGAAGCGGTGTAAGGATAACTAGGTTAACTCAACATTCAGACTGGGTGAGTTCTGTTGCTTTTAGTCCTGATGGCAAAATACTGGCTACTGGTGGCTTAGATCAGTTAATTAATGTTTGGCGATACGATGGATTGATGATGCCAAAAACTTCTAAGTAG
- a CDS encoding heavy metal-responsive transcriptional regulator, which translates to MVSVSVTLLKIGEVAIRSGIPVKTIRYYEDIGLLKSTVQRSESGYRLFSSQVLNRLAFIKRAQSLGLSLTEIQEILNIHDSGQLPCGAVKEHLEAKLEAIAFQIESLEIFQADLQGLLYGWEEQPPDHLIAHTICPNIQLNL; encoded by the coding sequence ATGGTTTCTGTTTCTGTTACATTGCTGAAAATTGGCGAAGTTGCCATTCGTAGTGGTATACCAGTGAAAACTATTCGCTACTACGAAGATATTGGTTTGTTAAAATCCACAGTTCAACGTTCCGAATCAGGATACCGTTTATTTAGTAGCCAAGTCCTCAATAGATTGGCATTTATTAAACGCGCTCAATCTTTAGGACTCAGCTTGACTGAAATTCAGGAAATTTTAAACATCCACGATTCAGGTCAATTGCCTTGTGGTGCAGTAAAAGAGCATTTAGAAGCTAAGTTAGAAGCGATCGCTTTTCAAATTGAATCTTTAGAAATTTTCCAGGCAGATCTGCAAGGATTACTTTATGGTTGGGAAGAACAACCGCCAGATCATCTAATTGCCCACACTATCTGCCCAAATATTCAATTAAATTTATGA
- a CDS encoding chlorophyll a/b-binding protein gives MTTPQPTTLPKLEEPKFGFNDYAERLNGRAAMIGFTIMLVIEYITGKGVLSWLGLQ, from the coding sequence ATGACCACACCCCAACCAACGACACTTCCTAAATTAGAAGAACCCAAATTTGGCTTTAACGATTATGCAGAACGCTTAAATGGTCGGGCTGCAATGATTGGCTTTACTATTATGCTAGTGATTGAATACATTACAGGTAAAGGGGTGCTATCTTGGCTAGGTTTGCAGTAG